One window from the genome of Oryza glaberrima chromosome 3, OglaRS2, whole genome shotgun sequence encodes:
- the LOC127767288 gene encoding uncharacterized protein LOC127767288 isoform X1: protein MSQSVYALKSPKGPLFPLRSILVFLIALFGFYVCYFSFNQIDLENKENLISGEEQIRTLCRRHTIPNELMQYVHFPKPTSYSRGECACTPVRFFVIISMQRSGSGWFETLLNSHPNVSSNGEIFSIRERREDISSILRTLDKLYNLDWHTSAAKNECTAAFGLKWMLNQGIMEHYHNIVNYLNKKGVMVIFLFRRNTLRRIISVLANDYDRKTKQLNGTHKAHVHSREEADILARFKPKLDVPTLIPNIRSAEQSITTCLDHFSSTRHMILYYEDVIRDQNALSRVQEFLGVPAMRLSSRHVKIHTSPLPDLVDNWEEVSEKLNGTEYARFVDGADYDK from the exons atgAGCCAG AGCGTGTATGCTTTGAAAAGTCCGAAGGGACCATTGTTTCCTCTGCGATCAATTCTTGTCTTCTTAATTGCATTATTTGGGTTCTACGTCTGCTACTTCTCCTTTAATCAAATAGatttagaaaataaagaaaatttgATCAGTGGAGAAGAACAAATAAGAACTCTTTGCAGAAGACATACAATTCCAAATGAGCTGATGCAATATGTGCACTTTCCAAAACCTACGAGTTACAGTAG GGGGGAATGCGCGTGTACTCCAGTTCGGTTTTTTGTTATCATTTCTATGCAAAGATCAGGAAGTGGGTGGTTTGAGACTTTGCTAAATAGCCATCCCAATGTCAGTTCAAATGGCGAAATTTTCTCaataagagagagaagagaagatatCTCATCTATCTTGAGGACGCTTGATAAGCTTTATAATCTGGATTGGCACACCAGTGCAGCAAAAAATGAATGCACAGCTGCATTTGGATTGAAGTGGATGCTAAATCAG GGAATTATGGAACATTATCACAACATTGTTAATTATTTAAACAAGAAGGGTGTCATGGTGATATTTCTGTTCAGGAGGAATACATTAAGGAGGATTATATCTGTGTTGGCTAACGACTACGACAGAAAAACAAAGCAGTTGAATGGCACCCACAAAGCACATGTTCATTCTAGGGAGGAG GCTGATATACTAGCAAGGTTCAAACCGAAGTTAGACGTGCCAACTCTGATTCCAAACATCAGATCTGCTGAACAATCCATCACAACTTGCCTGGATCACTTCAGCAGCACGCGCCACATGATCCTTTACTACGAGGATGTGATCCGCGACCAAAAT gCACTGTCGCGAGTTCAAGAGTTCCTTGGAGTTCCAGCGATGAGGTTGTCCAGCAGGCATGTGAAGATCCACACAAGCCCTCTTCCTGACCTTGTTGATAATTGGGAGGAAGTGAGCGAGAAGCTAAATGGGACAGAGTACGCTCGTTTTGTTGATGGTGCAGATTATGACAAGTGA
- the LOC127767288 gene encoding uncharacterized protein LOC127767288 isoform X2, with product MSVYALKSPKGPLFPLRSILVFLIALFGFYVCYFSFNQIDLENKENLISGEEQIRTLCRRHTIPNELMQYVHFPKPTSYSRGECACTPVRFFVIISMQRSGSGWFETLLNSHPNVSSNGEIFSIRERREDISSILRTLDKLYNLDWHTSAAKNECTAAFGLKWMLNQGIMEHYHNIVNYLNKKGVMVIFLFRRNTLRRIISVLANDYDRKTKQLNGTHKAHVHSREEADILARFKPKLDVPTLIPNIRSAEQSITTCLDHFSSTRHMILYYEDVIRDQNALSRVQEFLGVPAMRLSSRHVKIHTSPLPDLVDNWEEVSEKLNGTEYARFVDGADYDK from the exons ATG AGCGTGTATGCTTTGAAAAGTCCGAAGGGACCATTGTTTCCTCTGCGATCAATTCTTGTCTTCTTAATTGCATTATTTGGGTTCTACGTCTGCTACTTCTCCTTTAATCAAATAGatttagaaaataaagaaaatttgATCAGTGGAGAAGAACAAATAAGAACTCTTTGCAGAAGACATACAATTCCAAATGAGCTGATGCAATATGTGCACTTTCCAAAACCTACGAGTTACAGTAG GGGGGAATGCGCGTGTACTCCAGTTCGGTTTTTTGTTATCATTTCTATGCAAAGATCAGGAAGTGGGTGGTTTGAGACTTTGCTAAATAGCCATCCCAATGTCAGTTCAAATGGCGAAATTTTCTCaataagagagagaagagaagatatCTCATCTATCTTGAGGACGCTTGATAAGCTTTATAATCTGGATTGGCACACCAGTGCAGCAAAAAATGAATGCACAGCTGCATTTGGATTGAAGTGGATGCTAAATCAG GGAATTATGGAACATTATCACAACATTGTTAATTATTTAAACAAGAAGGGTGTCATGGTGATATTTCTGTTCAGGAGGAATACATTAAGGAGGATTATATCTGTGTTGGCTAACGACTACGACAGAAAAACAAAGCAGTTGAATGGCACCCACAAAGCACATGTTCATTCTAGGGAGGAG GCTGATATACTAGCAAGGTTCAAACCGAAGTTAGACGTGCCAACTCTGATTCCAAACATCAGATCTGCTGAACAATCCATCACAACTTGCCTGGATCACTTCAGCAGCACGCGCCACATGATCCTTTACTACGAGGATGTGATCCGCGACCAAAAT gCACTGTCGCGAGTTCAAGAGTTCCTTGGAGTTCCAGCGATGAGGTTGTCCAGCAGGCATGTGAAGATCCACACAAGCCCTCTTCCTGACCTTGTTGATAATTGGGAGGAAGTGAGCGAGAAGCTAAATGGGACAGAGTACGCTCGTTTTGTTGATGGTGCAGATTATGACAAGTGA
- the LOC127765344 gene encoding uncharacterized protein LOC127765344, translating to MGLCIWPIGLGSRALHGPAPHHDRPPAPQSIASPRPPPSTTPVSSPAAGADLHPASRGGAGVLLLSPPHHRSPAMYIRVKRNKTTYFIQCDPTETTLSIKQKLHSLVDQPPGNQQLILLATTEVVLDDSKTLADQKVENDAVVALTLRKDDNVFEEVSIARPEDFMSSS from the exons ATGGGCCTGTGCATATGGCCCATAGGCCTCGGCAGCAGAGCGTTGCACGGCCCCGCACCGCACCACGATCGACCTCCGGCTCCCCAATCCATCGCGTCTCCTCGCCCACCGCCCTCGACGACTCCcgtctcctcgcccgccgccggcgccgatctccatcctgCTAGCagaggtggcgccggcgtcctcctcctgtCCCCGCCGCACCATCGCTCACCG GCAATGTATATTCGAGTGAAGCGGAACAAGACTACCTACTTCATACAATGTGACCCAACAGAGACGACTTTAAGCATTAAACAAAAGTTGCATTCATTAGTTGATCAGCCTCCCGGTAATCAACAGCTGATCTTGTTGGCCACAACTGAAGTTGTTTTGGATGACTCAAAGACATTAGCAGATCAGAAG GTTGAAAATGATGCTGTTGTTGCATTAACACTGAGAAAAG ATGACAATGTGTTTGAGGAAGTTTCCATTGCAAGGCCCGAAGATTTCATGTCGTCCTCATGA
- the LOC127765411 gene encoding probable serine/threonine-protein kinase PBL15 isoform X1, producing the protein MPPRQWRPMLASATKCCAAEDAVVAVDGSGGGGGLARCRPARSEFSRRLASFRKLSSMTNSPASSVAGAAEGGKDDGEEGGGGGGGVSGPLQLYSFSFSELRSITHDFSSSYLLGEGGFGAVHKGFVDAGMRPGLLPQPVAVKQLDIAGLQGHREWLAEVIFLGQFRHPHLVKLLGYCCEDEERLLVYEFMPRGSLENHLFKSTHLAIASSGHISVSAPPPPPPPAQTDRFDPCPYCAGISATVPWGTRLKIAIGAAKGLAFLHGASTPVIYRDFKASNILLDSEFTAKLSDFGLAKMGPEGSETHVTTRVMGTHGYAAPEYVMTGHLNIKSDVYSYGVVLLELLTGRRAMEHVRGRSLHADQVVKIVDWTRPYLGSSRRLRCIMDPRLAGHYSVKAARAVAHLAVQCTSPQPRDRPRMAAVVDALERLQGFKDMAVTVGLWPTNAPVAGRNAISAKIRAEVRGAGSGGGAASRRRSASAKLP; encoded by the exons ATGCCGCCGAGGCAGTGGAGGCCGATGCTGGCGTCGGCGACCAAGTGCTGcgcggcggaggacgcggtggtggcggtggatggcagcggcggcgggggcggcctCGCGCGGTGCAGGCCGGCGCGGTCCGAGTTCTCACGGAGGCTGGCGTCGTTCCGGAAGCTGTCGTCGATGACCAACAGCCCGGCGTCGTCCGtcgcgggggcggcggagggggggaaggacgacggcgaggaggggggcggcggcggtggcggcgtgtcCGGCCCGCTGCAGCTCTACTCCTTCAGCTTCTCCGAGCTCCGGTCCATCACGCACGACTTCTCCAGCAGCTACCTGCTCGGGGAGGGCGGCTTCGGCGCCGTCCACAAGGGCTTCGTCGACGCCGGCATGCGCCCCGGCCTCCTGCCCCagcccgtcgccgtcaagcaGCTCGACATCGCCGGCCTCCAGGGCCACCGGGAGTGGCTG GCGGAGGTGATCTTCTTGGGGCAGTTCCGGCACCCGCACCTGGTGAAGCTGCTGGGCTACTGCTGCGAGGACGAGGAGCGCCTCCTCGTCTACGAGTTCATGCCGCGCGGCAGCCTCGAGAACCACCTCTTCAAGAGTACGCacttagctatagctagctccGGCCACATCTCCGtttccgcgccgccgccgccgccgccgccggcacaaACTGACCGATTCGATCCATGTCCATATTGTGCAGGGATATCGGCGACGGTGCCGTGGGGCACGCGTCTGAAGATCGCCATCGGCGCCGCCAAGGGCCTCGCCTTCCTCCACGGCGCCTCCACCCCCGTCATCTACCGCGACTTCAAGGCCtccaacatcctcctcgactcG GAGTTCACGGCGAAGCTGTCGGACTTCGGGCTGGCGAAGATGGGGCCGGAGGGTTCGGAGACGCACGTGACGACGCGGGTGATGGGCACGCACGGGTACGCGGCGCCGGAGTACGTGATGACGGGGCACCTCAACATCaagagcgacgtgtacagctacGGCGTCGTGCTCCTGGAGCTCCTGACGGGGCGGCGCGCCATGGAGCACGTCAGGGGGAGGAGCCTCCACGCCGACCAGGTGGTCAAGATCGTCGACTGGACCCGCCCCTACCtcggcagcagccgccgcctccgctgcaTCATGGACCCGCGCCTCGCCGGCCACTACTCCGTCAAggccgcccgcgccgtcgcccaccTCGCCGTCCAGTGCACCAGCCCGCAGCCGCGCGACCGCCCGCGcatggccgccgtcgtcgacgcccTCGAGCGCCTGCAGGGCTTCAAGGACATGGCCGTCACCGTCGGCCTCTGGCCCACCAACGCCCCCGTCGCCGGCAGGAACGCCATCTCCGCCAAGATCCGCGCCGAGGTCAGAggcgccggctccggcggcggcgcggcctcgcggcggcggagcgcctCCGCCAAGCTGCCCTGA
- the LOC127765411 gene encoding probable serine/threonine-protein kinase PBL15 isoform X2, which translates to MPPRQWRPMLASATKCCAAEDAVVAVDGSGGGGGLARCRPARSEFSRRLASFRKLSSMTNSPASSVAGAAEGGKDDGEEGGGGGGGVSGPLQLYSFSFSELRSITHDFSSSYLLGEGGFGAVHKGFVDAGMRPGLLPQPVAVKQLDIAGLQGHREWLAEVIFLGQFRHPHLVKLLGYCCEDEERLLVYEFMPRGSLENHLFKRISATVPWGTRLKIAIGAAKGLAFLHGASTPVIYRDFKASNILLDSEFTAKLSDFGLAKMGPEGSETHVTTRVMGTHGYAAPEYVMTGHLNIKSDVYSYGVVLLELLTGRRAMEHVRGRSLHADQVVKIVDWTRPYLGSSRRLRCIMDPRLAGHYSVKAARAVAHLAVQCTSPQPRDRPRMAAVVDALERLQGFKDMAVTVGLWPTNAPVAGRNAISAKIRAEVRGAGSGGGAASRRRSASAKLP; encoded by the exons ATGCCGCCGAGGCAGTGGAGGCCGATGCTGGCGTCGGCGACCAAGTGCTGcgcggcggaggacgcggtggtggcggtggatggcagcggcggcgggggcggcctCGCGCGGTGCAGGCCGGCGCGGTCCGAGTTCTCACGGAGGCTGGCGTCGTTCCGGAAGCTGTCGTCGATGACCAACAGCCCGGCGTCGTCCGtcgcgggggcggcggagggggggaaggacgacggcgaggaggggggcggcggcggtggcggcgtgtcCGGCCCGCTGCAGCTCTACTCCTTCAGCTTCTCCGAGCTCCGGTCCATCACGCACGACTTCTCCAGCAGCTACCTGCTCGGGGAGGGCGGCTTCGGCGCCGTCCACAAGGGCTTCGTCGACGCCGGCATGCGCCCCGGCCTCCTGCCCCagcccgtcgccgtcaagcaGCTCGACATCGCCGGCCTCCAGGGCCACCGGGAGTGGCTG GCGGAGGTGATCTTCTTGGGGCAGTTCCGGCACCCGCACCTGGTGAAGCTGCTGGGCTACTGCTGCGAGGACGAGGAGCGCCTCCTCGTCTACGAGTTCATGCCGCGCGGCAGCCTCGAGAACCACCTCTTCAAGA GGATATCGGCGACGGTGCCGTGGGGCACGCGTCTGAAGATCGCCATCGGCGCCGCCAAGGGCCTCGCCTTCCTCCACGGCGCCTCCACCCCCGTCATCTACCGCGACTTCAAGGCCtccaacatcctcctcgactcG GAGTTCACGGCGAAGCTGTCGGACTTCGGGCTGGCGAAGATGGGGCCGGAGGGTTCGGAGACGCACGTGACGACGCGGGTGATGGGCACGCACGGGTACGCGGCGCCGGAGTACGTGATGACGGGGCACCTCAACATCaagagcgacgtgtacagctacGGCGTCGTGCTCCTGGAGCTCCTGACGGGGCGGCGCGCCATGGAGCACGTCAGGGGGAGGAGCCTCCACGCCGACCAGGTGGTCAAGATCGTCGACTGGACCCGCCCCTACCtcggcagcagccgccgcctccgctgcaTCATGGACCCGCGCCTCGCCGGCCACTACTCCGTCAAggccgcccgcgccgtcgcccaccTCGCCGTCCAGTGCACCAGCCCGCAGCCGCGCGACCGCCCGCGcatggccgccgtcgtcgacgcccTCGAGCGCCTGCAGGGCTTCAAGGACATGGCCGTCACCGTCGGCCTCTGGCCCACCAACGCCCCCGTCGCCGGCAGGAACGCCATCTCCGCCAAGATCCGCGCCGAGGTCAGAggcgccggctccggcggcggcgcggcctcgcggcggcggagcgcctCCGCCAAGCTGCCCTGA
- the LOC127767691 gene encoding stomatal closure-related actin-binding protein 1-like, translated as MTRAVTLDYGGKVQTRDYGGKAQTETLRPGPLRPANIIRAKFPTYKNGLNGIVVKLADGPEMPSLKETVTKETADMLDRRQRLSVRELAMKFEKGLNTATLLSNEVKWRQVALLERDILLKNLKTVLESLRGRVTGKTKAELEDSISMVDILAVQLSKREAELLQQKAEVTELAKSLKLASEDAKKIVDEERASAHTEIESARSSVQRVQQALQEHEKMSKTTGKQDMEELKKEVREARRIKMLHYPSKAMDLENEIKILRKTFAERSTDCVNLLKELELHKRPEGNDIPLFDLEGLQCLGSILCIVSQSSTTMDFSNISIQWFRVHPKESNKEIISGATRSVYAPEPHDVGRYLEAEINYGGEIAIAKTAGPIDPDAGLVDYVETLVRKRETEFNVVVLQLNGIDQPKEFVHVLNIGKLRMRLSKGKTVVAKEFYSSSMQLCGVRGGGEAASQAMFWRPRNDLSMVLAFETTRERNTAIMLTRRFAIDCNIILAGPGDKTPW; from the exons ATGACCCGGGCAGTAACTCTTGATTATGGGGGCAAGGTTCAGACTCGTGATTATGGAGGCAAGGCTCAGACTGAGACTTTACGGCCTGGGCCGTTACGTCCAGCAAACATCATCAGGGCTAAATTTCCTACCTACAAAAATGGTTTGAATGGTATAGTAGTCAAGCTGGCTGATGGCCCTGAAATGCCATCTCTCAAGGAGACTGTCACCAAGGAAACTGCGGATATGCTTGATCGTCGTCAGCGTCTGTCAGTCCGTGAGCTTGCAATGAAGTTTGAGAAGGGTCTCAATACTGCCACTTTGCTGTCCAATGAG GTTAAATGGAGACAAGTGGCTTTGTTGGAGCGTGATATCCTTCTGAAGAATCTAAAGACTGTATTAGAGTCACTGAGAGGCCGTGTGACAGGCAAAACTAAGGCTGAACTTGAGGACTCTATATCTATG GTTGATATTCTTGCTGTCCAGCTCTCCAAAAGAGAAGCTGAGCTGCTTCAGCAAAAGGCAGAAGTCACAGAATTAGCAAAATCATTAAAGCTG GCTTCTGAAGATGCCAAAAAAATCGTTGACGAAGAAAGGGCAAGTGCTCATACAGAGATTGAAAGTGCTAGGTCTTCTGTGCAAAGAGTTCAACAAGCACTTCAGGAACATGAAAAGATGTCCAAAACAACTGGAAAGCAA GATATGGAGGAACTAAAGAAAGAAGTTAGAGAGGCGCGAAGAATCAAAATGCTTCATTACCCCAGCAAG GCAATGGATCTGGAAAATGAGATCAAAATTTTGCGTAAGACGTTCGCTGAGAGGTCCACGGATTGTGTTAATCTTTTGAAAGAG ttggaACTGCACAAAAGGCCAGAGGGAAATGATATCCCTTTGTTTGATTTGGAGGGTCTCCAATGCTTAGGCTCAATACTATGCATAGTTTCTCAGAGCAGTACTACCATGGATTTCTCAAATATTTCAATCCAGTGGTTCCGTGTACACCCAAAAGAAAGTAACAAAGAGATTATTTCAG GTGCCACAAGATCAGTATATGCTCCCGAACCACATGACGTTGGACGGTATTTGGAAGCTGAAATTAATTATGGTGGTGAAATTGCTATAGCAAAGACAGCTGGGCCAATAGACCCTG ACGCTGGATTGGTCGATTATGTAGAGACACTTGTAAGGAAACGTGAAACTGAGTTCAAT GTTGTTGTGCTTCAGTTGAATGGAATTGATCAGCCAAAAGAGTTTGTTCATGTTCTCAATATTGGAAAATTGAGGATGAGGCTTTCTAAAGGAAAGACAGTGGTTGCCAAGGAATTCTATTCGTCATCAATGCAG CTATGCGGTGTCCGAGGTGGCGGTGAAGCAGCTTCTCAGGCGATGTTCTGGCGGCCGAGGAATGACCTCAGCATGGTCCTGGCCTTCGAAACGACGAGAGAACGCAACACCGCAATCATGCTCACCCGGCGATTTGCCATAGATTGCAAT ATCATCCTTGCCGGTCCAGGCGACAAGACTCCATGGTGA